From the Priestia koreensis genome, one window contains:
- a CDS encoding DUF3311 domain-containing protein encodes MNKKVLIFLLFILPFALQLGLLPIMNRIHPIILGLPLLHFWLFAWIILTPVCTWGIYKIHQKEGRFES; translated from the coding sequence ATGAATAAAAAAGTTTTAATTTTCTTACTATTTATTCTACCTTTTGCTCTGCAACTAGGGTTACTACCCATTATGAATCGAATTCATCCAATTATCCTCGGCCTTCCGCTTCTTCACTTTTGGCTATTTGCTTGGATCATTCTTACACCCGTTTGTACATGGGGAATTTATAAAATTCATCAAAAGGAAGGAAGGTTTGAATCATGA
- a CDS encoding extracellular solute-binding protein, giving the protein MKKVVIFLLILCMGTMVGCSSKSSSSGGKKEITVMMFEGGFGSDWVKKSADEYMKLHKDVKIKIDASPDIHQQLQPKFLSGDVPDLFNPGPSFDIQGLIASGEVLSLNKALESKAYNKKEKWLDTFNQNQFQVKMDNNYYGIPSVFSPGYVWWYDQKLFDDNGWELPKTWEDLYKLSAEAKKKNISVFSLQGKSAGYYFYGIYLPLVERIGGIKAIEDAFNLEKGAWASEPFLKAAEESVKMMKEGLILDGSMALSHTEAQTLFFQRKALFAMAGTWLEGEMKDVIPDDFKLRAINHPVWADGPADEQGYAPISTGWGGAWYIPKKAKNQREAIQFLKYLSSKDQVNEMVKSRGLASVVKGTEEAIQSESLKSALAITEKNKSYAPTAINDSYPEFAKNITNAYQSLLLGEMSPKKFIEYMEKKAEEVKKDDSIRKLKYDF; this is encoded by the coding sequence ATGAAAAAGGTTGTCATTTTTTTGCTCATTTTGTGTATGGGAACAATGGTTGGTTGTTCGAGCAAATCATCTAGCTCAGGCGGAAAAAAAGAGATTACGGTTATGATGTTTGAAGGTGGATTTGGATCTGATTGGGTAAAGAAAAGCGCGGATGAATATATGAAGCTACATAAAGACGTAAAAATTAAGATTGACGCAAGCCCAGATATTCACCAGCAGCTACAGCCAAAGTTTTTATCTGGAGATGTACCAGATTTGTTCAATCCAGGACCATCCTTTGATATTCAAGGGCTTATTGCAAGTGGCGAAGTGCTGTCTTTGAATAAGGCTTTAGAGAGCAAGGCCTATAACAAAAAAGAAAAATGGTTGGATACGTTTAATCAAAATCAATTTCAAGTAAAGATGGACAACAACTATTATGGCATTCCGTCTGTTTTCTCACCTGGTTATGTATGGTGGTATGATCAAAAGCTGTTTGATGATAACGGCTGGGAGCTTCCTAAGACGTGGGAAGATTTGTACAAACTAAGCGCTGAGGCAAAAAAGAAAAACATTTCTGTCTTCTCCCTTCAAGGCAAATCAGCGGGCTACTATTTCTACGGCATCTATCTACCTTTAGTGGAGCGAATTGGAGGGATAAAAGCCATAGAAGATGCGTTTAACTTGGAAAAGGGCGCATGGGCGTCAGAACCATTTCTAAAGGCAGCCGAGGAAAGTGTCAAAATGATGAAAGAAGGGCTTATATTAGATGGCTCGATGGCCCTTTCGCATACGGAGGCACAAACGTTATTCTTTCAGCGAAAAGCGCTTTTTGCTATGGCAGGAACGTGGCTTGAAGGGGAAATGAAAGATGTGATTCCAGATGACTTTAAGCTTCGTGCGATTAATCATCCGGTCTGGGCAGATGGTCCTGCAGATGAGCAGGGATACGCTCCAATTTCAACCGGATGGGGTGGAGCATGGTACATTCCAAAGAAAGCGAAAAATCAACGTGAAGCCATTCAGTTCTTAAAATATCTTTCTAGTAAAGATCAAGTAAATGAAATGGTTAAATCAAGAGGGCTAGCAAGTGTTGTAAAGGGAACGGAAGAAGCGATTCAATCTGAATCTCTGAAAAGTGCATTGGCAATTACCGAGAAAAATAAAAGCTATGCACCGACAGCAATCAATGATTCATATCCTGAGTTCGCAAAAAATATTACAAATGCCTACCAGAGCTTATTGTTAGGCGAAATGAGTCCGAAAAAGTTCATCGAGTATATGGAAAAGAAAGCAGAAGAAGTGAAAAAGGATGATTCAATCCGTAAGCTAAAATACGATTTTTAA
- a CDS encoding carbohydrate ABC transporter permease, whose amino-acid sequence MARKRERMMVIVFLIPALVLYGLFVLYPVLNAFVTSLYNWRGIGEKTFIGLQNYQKMMHDENFINAIWNTGKYVLLQLPLMLIVAVVLAMLMAYSIKRTKWVAFYRSVLFFPYILPSVAIAMLWSAAFNPISGLLNLLLEAIGLGALKAEWLGQASTAFGSIVWVNIWHTVGFYTILLFVGVLNISQEVIEAAEVDGANRFQTSVFVILPMLKDVLMVAVIFILINTLKIFEMPQLLTAGGPNRSTEPLSFYMFQQAFSNYNFGYASALGVVFFILILAATVVLMRLSKGERG is encoded by the coding sequence ATGGCGAGAAAGCGAGAACGAATGATGGTTATTGTCTTTTTGATTCCAGCGCTCGTTTTGTACGGTCTGTTTGTTTTGTATCCCGTTTTGAATGCGTTTGTAACGAGCTTATACAACTGGCGGGGAATAGGGGAAAAAACGTTCATTGGCCTACAAAACTATCAAAAAATGATGCATGATGAAAACTTTATTAATGCAATTTGGAATACGGGTAAATATGTACTTCTTCAGCTTCCATTAATGTTAATCGTAGCCGTGGTGCTTGCGATGCTAATGGCGTATTCCATAAAGCGTACAAAGTGGGTGGCGTTTTATCGCTCCGTATTGTTTTTTCCATACATTTTACCATCCGTTGCAATCGCAATGCTCTGGTCGGCGGCTTTTAACCCAATAAGCGGATTGTTAAACTTACTGCTAGAGGCGATAGGGTTAGGTGCTCTAAAAGCGGAATGGTTAGGACAGGCGAGCACAGCATTCGGGTCTATTGTATGGGTGAACATTTGGCATACGGTCGGATTTTATACCATTCTCTTATTTGTCGGGGTATTAAATATTTCACAAGAGGTCATTGAAGCGGCTGAAGTGGACGGAGCAAATCGCTTTCAGACAAGCGTGTTTGTCATTTTGCCGATGCTAAAGGACGTGTTAATGGTCGCGGTAATCTTTATTTTAATTAACACGCTTAAAATCTTTGAAATGCCGCAGCTCTTAACGGCAGGTGGACCGAATCGCTCGACTGAACCGCTGTCCTTTTATATGTTTCAGCAGGCCTTCTCAAACTACAACTTTGGTTATGCATCTGCTCTTGGCGTTGTATTCTTTATTCTGATTTTAGCGGCCACCGTTGTGCTCATGCGACTTTCGAAAGGAGAGAGAGGATGA
- a CDS encoding carbohydrate ABC transporter permease, with protein sequence MKRSKTMHVVMILVTLLIAIPLLCVFLNSFKTSKQILTDPWSLPESITLKNYLNAWGEGGLGVGFINSAWITLLTVFLIVLISSMAAYVLAKKMFRLKRVIYLLFLMGLMLPTFLAMTPLFLLLNDMNLLNTYAGLIMVYVAFSLPFTIFMLTAFFRQIPSSLEEAAIIDGCGPFMVFWRIVIPLAKPGLISAAIFNFVGIWNEYVLALILISDDESKTLPLKMANLMMVQQYRTDYGSLYAGIILSIIPVMMFYLFFQRQLIEGSVAGGIKE encoded by the coding sequence ATGAAACGATCAAAAACGATGCACGTTGTCATGATACTTGTCACGCTGCTTATTGCTATTCCTCTTTTATGTGTCTTTCTCAATTCCTTTAAAACATCCAAGCAAATTCTCACCGACCCGTGGAGCCTACCGGAGTCCATTACACTAAAAAATTACTTGAACGCATGGGGAGAAGGAGGGCTTGGCGTTGGGTTTATAAACAGCGCGTGGATTACGCTTTTAACGGTTTTTTTAATCGTGCTCATTTCTTCTATGGCTGCGTATGTACTCGCTAAAAAAATGTTTCGATTGAAGCGCGTCATTTACCTGCTCTTTTTAATGGGGCTGATGCTGCCGACCTTTTTAGCAATGACACCTTTATTTCTTTTGTTAAATGACATGAATTTGCTCAATACATATGCAGGATTAATTATGGTGTACGTGGCGTTTTCACTGCCGTTTACCATTTTTATGCTAACGGCCTTTTTCAGACAAATCCCTTCTAGTCTAGAGGAAGCAGCAATCATTGATGGCTGTGGGCCGTTTATGGTATTTTGGCGCATTGTGATTCCACTTGCTAAGCCTGGGCTTATTTCTGCAGCTATTTTTAACTTCGTCGGCATATGGAATGAATACGTGCTAGCGCTCATCCTTATTAGCGACGACGAATCCAAAACGCTCCCCCTAAAGATGGCGAACCTTATGATGGTTCAGCAATATCGAACAGACTATGGGTCGCTCTACGCAGGAATTATTTTGTCCATTATTCCAGTCATGATGTTTTATTTGTTCTTTCAGCGCCAATTAATTGAAGGATCTGTGGCAGGGGGGATTAAGGAGTAA
- a CDS encoding helix-turn-helix transcriptional regulator, whose protein sequence is MQNRIKEYREKKGISQGQLADLCSVSRQTINAIENNKYDPSLQLAFDLAESLGVKVDTLFLNEER, encoded by the coding sequence ATGCAAAACCGAATAAAAGAATACCGGGAAAAGAAAGGGATTTCACAAGGTCAGTTAGCTGATTTATGTAGCGTAAGTAGACAAACGATCAACGCGATAGAAAATAATAAATATGATCCAAGTTTGCAATTGGCTTTTGACTTAGCAGAAAGCTTAGGCGTGAAAGTAGATACTTTGTTTTTAAATGAGGAGAGATGA
- a CDS encoding type 1 glutamine amidotransferase domain-containing protein, with product MRLQSKKIIQLVSDEFEDLELWYPVLRMREEGATVHIVGEKANTVYKGKYGVPITSDRSFDEINPADYDAILVPGGWSPDKLRRYESVLNMVKHMDEHKKPIGQICHAGWVLISARILNGVNVTSTPGIKDDMENAGAIWHDVPVITDGHIISSRRPPDLPEYAKEFADQLAAK from the coding sequence ATGCGATTACAATCAAAAAAAATTATTCAGCTAGTAAGCGACGAATTTGAAGATCTTGAACTATGGTATCCTGTTTTACGCATGCGTGAGGAAGGTGCAACTGTTCATATCGTTGGAGAAAAAGCGAACACCGTATACAAAGGGAAATACGGCGTACCGATCACATCTGATCGTTCATTCGATGAAATTAACCCCGCTGACTATGACGCGATTCTAGTTCCAGGAGGATGGTCTCCCGATAAACTAAGACGCTACGAGTCCGTATTGAACATGGTCAAACATATGGATGAGCACAAAAAGCCAATTGGCCAAATTTGCCACGCTGGCTGGGTACTCATTTCCGCTCGTATTTTAAACGGCGTGAACGTTACAAGCACACCCGGTATTAAAGATGACATGGAAAACGCTGGCGCTATTTGGCACGACGTTCCAGTCATTACCGATGGACACATCATCTCAAGCCGTCGTCCGCCTGATTTACCTGAATACGCAAAAGAATTTGCAGATCAGCTCGCAGCGAAATAA
- the rpsN gene encoding 30S ribosomal protein S14 → MAKKSKVIKQQKREELVLKYAEIRKELKAKGDYEALRQLPRDSSPTRSNSRCKITGRPRGYMRKFDLSRIAFRELAHKGQLPGVKKASW, encoded by the coding sequence ATGGCCAAAAAATCCAAGGTTATCAAACAACAAAAACGAGAAGAGCTCGTGTTAAAATATGCGGAAATTCGCAAAGAATTAAAAGCGAAAGGAGATTATGAGGCGCTTCGTCAGCTACCTCGTGATTCATCGCCAACGCGTTCGAATAGCCGCTGTAAGATAACTGGAAGACCTCGAGGGTATATGCGTAAATTTGATCTATCGCGAATTGCCTTTCGCGAATTAGCACATAAAGGTCAGCTACCTGGAGTGAAAAAAGCAAGCTGGTAA
- a CDS encoding FeoB-associated Cys-rich membrane protein: MLASILLGIVIFAYATFMIVRFVKRSRQGKCAACELNKSCQSGCSVVTPEQRHNMLQDMK, from the coding sequence ATGCTTGCTAGTATTCTATTAGGAATTGTGATCTTTGCATATGCGACTTTTATGATCGTTCGTTTTGTCAAGCGCAGTCGTCAAGGGAAATGCGCCGCGTGCGAGTTAAATAAATCATGTCAGTCCGGTTGTTCAGTTGTTACACCTGAACAGCGTCACAACATGTTACAGGATATGAAATAA
- the feoB gene encoding ferrous iron transport protein B → MQAALFGNPNTGKTSLFNQLTGSYEYVGNWSGVTIEKKVGTLKSTGQPLVDLPGIYSLNPLTKDEEVATNFLLEESFSYILNIVNASHLERNLHLTIELLEFGKPLIMVLNMVDLAKRQGVELNTDVLETRLQTKIFTAVARKGVGCEEINQYLASYTPKAHRFLLPYDQLIEEHIERAQEIMIDQPSSFSRWLSLQYFSNNESVELYIESRYPELTSIRKSAFDQVAEQGTSLADLIHHNRQQFIEQLLQEATLKPVEKKVLPLTEYIDRVATHKVLGIPFFLLVLFLIFKLTFDWLGTPISDQLDAFFAGPLSNWADSLLNAINATDFIRAVVTQGIIAGVGGVLVFVPQIFILFFFISLIEDSGYMARVALVMDRLMESIGLNGKAFIPLIIGFGCNVPGIMAARTVEQPKERLITILLTPLMSCSARLSVYSLFVAAFFKDHQAAIVLSLYVLGIVVAIILAKLFSWVLKNEGSYFVMEMPPYNIPQWKQLLRSTWDKGKGFVRKAGTFIFGGSVFIWLLSYLGPHGANVPIDESFMAIVSGVFAPIFSPLGFGTWQAASALITGFLAKEVVVSTMNILYFVPDGQSLQTLLPHFFTPLSAYSFLVFILLYTPCLATVAVIQKETGSKKWTAFSIVYALIVAYILSLAVYQIGRLVGLGG, encoded by the coding sequence ATGCAGGCAGCCTTATTCGGAAACCCTAATACGGGAAAAACGTCATTGTTCAATCAACTTACAGGGTCATATGAATACGTAGGCAACTGGAGCGGCGTAACGATTGAAAAAAAGGTCGGAACGCTAAAGTCAACCGGGCAACCGCTTGTTGACTTACCAGGCATCTATTCACTGAATCCATTAACGAAAGATGAAGAAGTCGCAACAAACTTTCTTTTAGAAGAATCGTTTTCGTATATTTTAAATATTGTCAATGCATCACATTTAGAGCGTAATCTCCATTTAACTATTGAACTATTAGAGTTTGGTAAGCCGCTCATCATGGTGTTAAATATGGTCGATCTTGCAAAAAGACAAGGTGTTGAACTGAATACGGATGTATTGGAAACGCGTCTTCAGACAAAAATATTTACGGCGGTCGCACGAAAAGGTGTAGGCTGTGAAGAAATCAACCAGTATCTTGCTTCTTACACACCGAAGGCTCATCGCTTTTTGTTGCCGTATGATCAGCTAATTGAAGAACATATTGAACGTGCACAAGAAATTATGATTGATCAGCCAAGTTCTTTCTCACGCTGGCTATCTCTACAATACTTTTCTAATAATGAATCTGTCGAGCTTTATATTGAATCACGCTATCCAGAACTTACTTCCATCCGAAAATCAGCTTTTGATCAGGTAGCAGAGCAAGGAACGTCCCTTGCTGACCTTATTCATCACAATCGTCAGCAGTTTATTGAGCAGCTCTTACAGGAAGCAACGTTGAAGCCAGTAGAAAAAAAGGTATTGCCCTTAACAGAATATATTGACCGTGTCGCAACTCATAAGGTGCTAGGCATTCCTTTTTTCTTACTCGTTTTATTTTTAATTTTCAAGCTCACGTTTGACTGGTTAGGCACGCCTATTTCTGATCAGCTCGATGCTTTTTTCGCCGGTCCTCTATCCAATTGGGCTGACTCGTTGTTAAACGCAATAAACGCAACGGACTTTATTCGAGCGGTCGTCACGCAAGGAATCATTGCCGGTGTTGGCGGCGTGCTTGTGTTTGTACCACAAATCTTTATTTTGTTTTTCTTTATTTCGCTCATTGAAGATTCAGGATACATGGCACGTGTCGCACTTGTAATGGATCGCTTAATGGAATCCATTGGATTAAACGGAAAAGCGTTTATTCCCTTAATCATCGGCTTCGGCTGTAATGTTCCAGGCATTATGGCGGCAAGAACGGTTGAGCAGCCGAAAGAACGGCTTATTACGATTTTACTTACCCCTTTAATGTCATGTTCGGCAAGGCTATCTGTCTACAGCTTGTTTGTGGCTGCTTTTTTTAAAGACCACCAGGCAGCGATTGTGCTATCCTTGTATGTACTAGGAATTGTAGTAGCCATTATTTTAGCAAAGCTATTTTCATGGGTATTAAAAAACGAAGGCTCTTATTTCGTGATGGAGATGCCCCCTTACAATATCCCACAGTGGAAACAGCTGCTTCGCAGTACGTGGGACAAGGGAAAAGGCTTCGTTCGCAAAGCAGGGACGTTTATTTTCGGTGGAAGTGTCTTCATTTGGCTTCTTTCTTACTTAGGGCCACACGGAGCAAACGTTCCAATTGATGAAAGCTTTATGGCGATTGTGTCGGGCGTATTCGCTCCGATTTTCTCACCGCTAGGATTCGGGACGTGGCAGGCAGCATCTGCTCTTATTACAGGCTTCTTAGCAAAAGAAGTCGTTGTTTCAACAATGAACATTCTTTATTTTGTTCCAGATGGGCAATCGCTACAAACGCTGCTTCCACACTTTTTCACACCACTTTCTGCATACAGCTTCTTAGTATTCATCCTGCTGTATACACCGTGCTTAGCGACGGTAGCGGTTATTCAAAAAGAGACAGGCTCTAAAAAATGGACAGCCTTCTCAATTGTGTACGCACTAATTGTTGCGTACATCTTATCACTTGCTGTCTACCAAATCGGACGTTTGGTAGGGTTAGGAGGATAA
- a CDS encoding FeoA family protein — protein MMKLSEIKPNVSFKIQRLSNLHPVTKRRLKDMGISEGQCVCVRRYCPFGGPCMIEASGQLIGLRRKDTGYIEGELA, from the coding sequence ATGATGAAACTTAGCGAAATTAAACCAAATGTAAGCTTTAAAATTCAACGTTTATCAAATTTACATCCGGTAACAAAGCGACGTTTAAAAGATATGGGCATTTCTGAAGGTCAATGCGTATGCGTTCGCCGCTACTGTCCGTTTGGCGGGCCGTGTATGATTGAAGCTTCCGGTCAGCTTATTGGACTACGCAGAAAAGATACCGGTTACATTGAAGGAGAGTTAGCTTAA
- a CDS encoding ABC transporter ATP-binding protein, with the protein MKPIIELEHVTYQRGTHLILQDLSFTIMENEHCALLGLNGSGKTTLLNMINGYIWPSRGKVRVLGHPFGSTNLPELRKSIGWVSSSFQERIHPTELAQEIVISGKYASIGLYEDITQEDIDSSIALLERVDCLHLANRPYSACSQGEKQKILIARALMSNPDLLILDEPCTGLDLFAREQLLSLIEGLCDLPSGPTLLYVTHHTEEILPCFKHALLLKSGQLYNHGETKQLLTSSTLSSFFDQPVHVHWQQKRPYVSIERSVPIT; encoded by the coding sequence TTGAAACCGATTATTGAACTAGAACACGTTACATACCAAAGAGGAACTCACCTTATTCTTCAAGACCTCTCTTTTACAATCATGGAAAACGAGCACTGTGCTCTCCTTGGATTAAATGGATCAGGTAAAACCACGCTGTTAAATATGATTAACGGTTACATTTGGCCATCTAGAGGAAAAGTTCGTGTGTTAGGACATCCGTTCGGATCAACTAATCTTCCTGAACTGCGAAAATCGATCGGTTGGGTCAGCTCCTCTTTTCAAGAGAGAATTCACCCTACAGAACTCGCCCAAGAAATTGTGATAAGCGGAAAGTATGCATCCATCGGATTATACGAAGACATCACACAGGAAGATATCGATTCGTCTATTGCTCTTCTTGAACGTGTAGACTGCCTGCATCTTGCGAACCGTCCTTACAGCGCCTGCTCTCAAGGTGAAAAACAAAAGATACTTATCGCACGTGCACTCATGTCAAACCCTGATCTACTTATCCTTGATGAGCCTTGTACAGGTCTCGATTTATTTGCACGCGAACAGCTTCTCTCACTTATTGAGGGTCTTTGTGATCTACCCAGTGGTCCGACATTGCTCTATGTGACCCATCATACAGAGGAAATTCTTCCCTGCTTTAAACATGCCCTGCTTTTAAAAAGCGGGCAACTGTACAATCACGGGGAAACTAAACAATTGCTTACTTCTAGCACGCTCAGCTCATTCTTTGATCAGCCAGTACATGTTCATTGGCAACAAAAACGTCCCTACGTTTCTATTGAACGATCTGTGCCTATAACATAA
- a CDS encoding P-II family nitrogen regulator has translation MADVLTKIEIITRPSKFEELKSELAKIGVSGITVSNVLGCGLQQGLPEVYRGVKRQNTMYERIKVETVVCKVPVQDVVDTVRKVCNTGKPGDGKIFIYELTNAIKIRTGEEGYDALQNTK, from the coding sequence ATGGCTGATGTGTTAACGAAAATTGAGATTATCACTCGTCCTAGTAAATTTGAAGAGTTAAAGAGTGAGCTAGCAAAGATTGGTGTAAGCGGAATTACCGTTTCAAACGTTCTTGGATGCGGCTTGCAGCAAGGTCTTCCTGAAGTATATCGCGGTGTAAAACGACAAAATACGATGTATGAACGAATTAAAGTGGAAACCGTTGTTTGTAAAGTACCCGTTCAAGATGTTGTTGATACGGTTCGGAAAGTATGCAATACAGGCAAACCTGGGGATGGGAAAATTTTTATATATGAATTAACAAATGCGATCAAAATTCGCACAGGTGAAGAGGGCTATGATGCTCTTCAAAACACTAAATAA
- a CDS encoding ammonium transporter, whose amino-acid sequence MHMGDSVFMFFATLIVWLMTPGVALFYGGMVRSKNVLSTAMYSMGSIAVVSVLWVLVGYSLAFNPSGNAFIGGFDWVGLKDVGFKPNGDYSETIPHNLYMMFQLTFAVLTTALISGAFAERMKFGAFILFTILWSLLVYAPVAHWVWGVGGWLRELGTLDFAGGNVVHISSGVAGLVLAIVLGTRKNTAAAAPHNLPLTLLGGMLIWFGWFGFNVGSTLTLNDVAMTVFINTSSAAATGIIGWLGVEWLITKKPTLLGAVSGAIAGLVAITPACGFVTPFASLLIGLIGGAICYWGVFWLKIKLGYDDALDAFGLHGIGGTWGGIATGLFATTSVNSGGADGLFYGDPSLLLKQLVAIVATYIFVGVVTFIIIKVVSFITNIRATDEEESLGLDITLHGERAYHDASM is encoded by the coding sequence ATGCATATGGGTGATTCAGTATTTATGTTTTTCGCTACATTAATTGTTTGGCTTATGACTCCAGGAGTCGCACTATTTTATGGAGGTATGGTACGCAGCAAAAACGTCCTTAGTACAGCCATGTACAGCATGGGATCGATCGCTGTTGTCTCTGTACTATGGGTGTTAGTTGGATATTCACTCGCGTTTAATCCAAGCGGAAACGCCTTTATTGGCGGTTTTGATTGGGTCGGCTTAAAAGATGTAGGCTTTAAGCCAAACGGTGATTATAGTGAAACCATTCCGCATAACTTGTATATGATGTTTCAATTAACCTTCGCTGTACTAACAACAGCCCTCATTTCGGGAGCTTTTGCAGAACGTATGAAATTTGGCGCTTTTATTCTTTTTACCATCTTATGGTCACTACTTGTGTACGCACCTGTTGCTCACTGGGTATGGGGTGTCGGAGGATGGTTACGTGAACTTGGCACGTTAGATTTCGCTGGCGGCAACGTCGTTCATATTTCATCCGGTGTGGCTGGTCTTGTTTTAGCAATCGTACTTGGCACAAGAAAAAATACGGCTGCAGCAGCTCCGCATAACCTTCCTCTTACACTTTTAGGTGGGATGCTCATTTGGTTCGGTTGGTTCGGCTTTAACGTAGGAAGTACGTTAACACTAAATGATGTAGCAATGACCGTATTCATTAACACAAGTTCTGCAGCAGCAACTGGGATTATTGGCTGGCTTGGTGTGGAATGGCTCATTACGAAAAAACCAACGCTTTTAGGAGCTGTATCTGGTGCAATTGCTGGTCTAGTTGCAATTACACCTGCATGTGGATTCGTTACACCTTTTGCTTCTCTCCTAATCGGTTTAATTGGCGGCGCTATTTGCTACTGGGGCGTATTCTGGTTAAAAATTAAGCTTGGCTATGACGATGCCCTTGACGCTTTTGGTTTACATGGTATTGGCGGAACATGGGGCGGAATTGCCACTGGTTTATTCGCCACCACATCGGTTAACTCAGGTGGCGCAGACGGATTGTTCTATGGTGATCCAAGTCTCCTTCTAAAACAACTAGTTGCCATTGTTGCGACGTACATCTTCGTTGGAGTCGTCACGTTTATCATTATTAAAGTGGTCAGCTTTATTACAAACATTCGCGCTACAGATGAAGAAGAATCATTAGGATTAGATATTACATTACACGGGGAAAGAGCATACCATGATGCAAGTATGTAA
- the nhaC gene encoding Na+/H+ antiporter NhaC encodes MKQVRLPSMFEIVCVLTLFLLIVFSFTSYFDLPIQLALFISWFLAIILGFRLGYRYQDLQGMITKGISNGLEAILILVSVGALIGTWIAGGVVPTLIYYGFEFIHPSIFLLATLVICSITSLATGTSWGTVGTAGIAMMAIGQGLGIPLPLVAGAVLSGAYFGDKLSPLSDSTVLAASMSKVDVISHVRAMLYLDIPAYIITALLFTGVGFKYGSKHVDLDKVAYLQGQLTNTFDIHVWMLIPAVFVIVMLALKMPSMPTIAAGSLLGVLWAVWFQDMSFVKALGTAYNGFSIDTGVKFMDDLLNRGGIQGMLGSVAVIIFGLGFGGLLEHLGVLKVIVSKFQHKLHSAGNVTLSTLIVALLGNIFGCAMYVSIILTPKIMEDSYDKLRIDRRVLARNAEVGGTLTSGMVPWSDNGIFMAGILGVSTLSYLPFMWLSFVSILLAIIYGYTGKFIWYTDKPAENTQVS; translated from the coding sequence ATGAAACAAGTACGTTTACCATCAATGTTTGAAATTGTATGTGTACTGACCCTGTTTTTACTTATCGTGTTTTCATTCACGTCTTATTTCGATCTTCCTATTCAACTGGCCTTATTTATTTCATGGTTTTTAGCCATTATTTTAGGCTTTCGTTTAGGGTATCGTTATCAAGATTTGCAGGGCATGATTACAAAAGGAATCTCGAACGGCTTAGAGGCCATTTTAATTTTAGTTTCCGTTGGTGCGTTAATTGGGACATGGATTGCTGGAGGAGTGGTACCAACTCTTATTTATTACGGATTTGAGTTCATTCATCCGAGCATTTTCTTGCTTGCTACGTTAGTGATTTGTTCGATTACTTCTCTTGCGACTGGAACGTCATGGGGAACGGTTGGAACAGCTGGTATTGCGATGATGGCAATCGGACAAGGATTAGGAATTCCACTTCCGCTCGTTGCGGGTGCGGTGCTTTCTGGTGCCTATTTCGGTGACAAGCTTTCACCGCTATCAGACAGTACGGTGCTTGCTGCTTCGATGTCGAAAGTCGACGTTATTTCACATGTTCGAGCAATGCTTTATTTGGATATTCCAGCCTATATTATTACGGCCTTACTCTTTACTGGAGTGGGATTCAAGTATGGCAGCAAACATGTAGACTTAGACAAAGTTGCATATCTTCAAGGGCAGTTGACGAATACGTTTGATATTCACGTTTGGATGTTAATTCCTGCTGTGTTTGTCATTGTCATGCTTGCGCTTAAAATGCCGTCTATGCCTACGATTGCAGCAGGATCACTTCTTGGTGTGCTGTGGGCCGTTTGGTTTCAGGATATGTCCTTTGTAAAAGCGCTTGGTACGGCTTATAATGGTTTTTCCATTGATACGGGTGTTAAATTTATGGATGACTTATTAAATCGGGGCGGTATTCAAGGGATGCTTGGCTCTGTAGCCGTCATTATCTTCGGACTCGGCTTTGGTGGACTGTTGGAGCATTTAGGTGTGCTCAAAGTCATTGTCTCGAAGTTTCAGCACAAACTACATTCTGCTGGTAACGTAACGCTCTCAACGCTTATTGTAGCGCTACTAGGTAATATTTTCGGGTGTGCGATGTATGTATCGATTATCTTAACACCTAAAATTATGGAAGACAGCTACGATAAGCTTCGCATTGATCGTCGCGTTCTCGCACGTAATGCAGAGGTTGGTGGTACGCTAACTTCTGGAATGGTTCCGTGGTCTGATAATGGCATTTTCATGGCTGGTATTTTAGGTGTCTCAACACTATCTTATTTGCCGTTTATGTGGTTAAGCTTTGTATCGATTCTTCTTGCGATCATATATGGTTACACGGGGAAATTCATTTGGTATACGGATAAACCGGCTGAAAACACGCAGGTTTCATAA